In Vicinamibacterales bacterium, the genomic window CACCCGATCGTCTTGCAGGGTCTCGAACATCTGTTTCTGAGGCACGACGACTTCGAGGTGGTGGCCGCGTGCGGGTGCGCCGAGGACGCGCTGCAGGCAGCCGCCGCGCGTGCTCCCGACGTCGTCGTGACGGATCTCCGGATGCCCCAAAGCAGTGGACTCGATCTGCTCGGTGCACTTCGGCGAGACTATCCCGCCTGTCGCGTCGTGCTGCTGACCGCGGCCATATCAGACGCCCAGGTGGTGGAAGCGATCAAGCTCGGAGCCACCGGTCTGGTGATGAAGGATGCTGCGCCGCAGCAGCTCATCGACTGCGTCAGACGGGTGCATCGCGGCGAGGAATGCCTCGCTTCTGAGACTGTGTCCCGCGCGTTGAAGTCCGTGCTGGAGCGCGAGACGGTGCGCGGCGCACTCTCGCGCACGCTCACCGCCAGAGAGATCGAAATCATCCGGATGGTCGCGCAGGGCCTCAAGAACCGGGCCGTCGGCGAGCGCCTGGCCATCACCGAGGCCACCGTGAAGGTGCACCTGCATAACATCTATGAAAAGGTCGGCGTGACGGGGCGCGTGGAGCTATTGCTCTTCGCGCAGCAGAAGGGGCTGGTCTAGCTAGCGCCGCAGAATGATCTCCACCCGGGACCCGGTGGGGGCCGAGGTGATCGAGAGTCGTCCCCCCAGGCCGCTCACGCGCTCACGCAGGCTGGCCGGGCCGACGTTCTCCCGGCGGAGCGCCTCGTGATCGAGCGTGCCATGGAATCGAAAGCCCCGGCCATCGTCCGTGACCGTGAGCCGAAGGTCTCTGTCTTCCGCCAGCATGGCGACGTCGACGCGCGACGGATGACCGTGCTTCAAGGCGTTGATGATCGCCTCGTGGGTCATCAGGCGCACCTCATGATCGAGCGCCGATGGCAGCGCCAATTCGCCCGGGGTGACGCGAACCGTGATCGGCGTCTTCCACTCCCCTGTCAGGCGCGCGGCTGCGGCCTCGAGTGATGCGCGCAGCGTGCCTGTCGGCGCACCGGGAGTGTCCGGTTTCAGGCCGTCGATGAATCGTCTGAGCTCGCGCTGCTCCAGCGCCATCGCGCGCTCGGCGGCGAGCAACCGATCCTTGACACCCGGGTGTGCGGCGCAGTCCTCAGCGATATCCTGCAGCTCCAGTCGTATGCCGGTGAGCGCCTGCAGGACGCCGTCGTGCAGATCGCGGGACAGACGCAGGCGATCCTCACGAACCGCGAGCGCCCGGCTGCGCTCCGCCACGTATAGATGCGCCAGCGAGTTTCCGATCTCACGCGCGATCACCTCCGCGGGCGTGATGAGGGCCTGGGGGTCCGCGTCGGTTCCCAGGCCGCCGAAGAACACGCGCCCCGCGACGTGCTCGGTGTGAAACGGCACTTCGGCGGCCAGGCCCCCAGGCAGCAGCGCGCGGATCGGCTCGGGAACGACGTGCGGCGCTCTGCTGATCTCGTAGATCGCGGTTGCGGTGCGGTCCCCGTTCAGGAGTTGGACGAAATGCGCCGGAGGCTGCCGCGATGTCGGATCGTCGCCAGGACGAGCGCTCGTGACGTACACCCACGGTTCCTCTTCGGCCATCCAGACCGCCACCGCCGTCGTCGCGCCCAGTGCCGTGGCGCCATGCGAGAGAATCTGGCGCATGCTCGTCGAGGTGTCGGCGTCAGCGACCAACGGCCAGGCGCTGACCCGGCGCATCACGTCCAACGCGCCCTGCAGGTCTGCCAGCGCAAGGCGCTCCGCCTCCTCAGCGCGGCGCCGCGCCGAGCTCACCCAGGCGGTCGCGTACGACACGATGGCAAAGACCAGCAGTCGCAGCGCGTCGTCGCTGCCGATGTTCAAGGAGAATCGCGGGGGAATGAAAAGAAAGGCGAGGCACAACGTCGACAGCATCGTCGCGAGCAGTGCCGGGCCGAAGCCGCCGTAAATCGCCGACAGCACAACTGCCGGGAAGAAGAAGAGTGAGAGGCTGGCGCCCATCCAGCCGCGCAAGACCAGCGTGGCCACCACCGCCGCCCCGACACCGGCGACTGAACCAACATAGGCGCGCGCCAGCAATCCCGGGCGGCGGACGTTGCTGTGCGATGGCCGGCCTGAGTCTACGCGCATGGCGTCGCGGCGGGGATCCCGCAATCGTTCGGCGAAACTGGCGATGCGTAGGAACCGCGTCCATGCATTGTTGATCAACGTCGCGTCCAGTCGCCTATCGGCCACCGCTCGTGCCACCAATCCGGGAACGCAGGCTCCCAGGCCGCAGTCCAGACTCGCCCGTCCATCCCGACGACGAACGCATCCAGCTTGTCGGAACTGCGGGACACACAGGTGACCGGCGCTCCGGGTGCTGCCCGGCCGCCTTGAGATCCCACCATCCGTGCCAACCGTCCGTGAAGGATGGTTCCCATGCCGCCGTCACGATGGCGCCGTCGACATCGGTGCCGAATACATCGAGTTTGTCTGCGCTTCGCGACACGCAGTGAATCGATCGCCCGTGTGTAGCAGCAGGCACTGGAGCGAACGCCGGCCGGGGAAACACCTCGTACGGCCCCCGCCCGGCGTCCCAGTAAATCGATCCGTGCTGAAAGTGGCTGACGCGGCCGAAATGGTGCGGCGTATCCATCTCGTCGCTGGTTGGATAGCCGAGCGTGCTCGTCTCCCATCCCACGGACGACCACAATCCGTGGATGGCTCCGTGCACCTCGTGCGCTGCCGTCGATGGCGTCCAGTAGATCGATCCGTGCTGATAGTGGCGGAAACGTCCGATCCCGTCGGGACACGGCTGCTCCGCGCTCGTCGGTGATCCGAGGACACCGCCCGCGGCTCCGAGCGCCGCGTACTTGTCGTCGATTGCAGTCATACGCCCCGACCAAGAGACCTGAGGCGCGCACGTCTGCGGACGTGCAACTTAGCACAACGAGCCGCGCGTGACGCTGACGGATCCGAACCGCTCGGACGAGGTCCGTGGCGCAGGACTCACGCGGCCCTGCTACGAAGCGCGCATTCCGCCGGCCTCGCGGGGACGCCGCTGTCCAAGGCGTTGTCAGGAGTCCGAATGATTCGACGGCACAGCCTCGCGATTTCCGCGGGCGCCTCCGGAAGCGTCGACTA contains:
- a CDS encoding response regulator transcription factor translates to MRIRVILVDDHPIVLQGLEHLFLRHDDFEVVAACGCAEDALQAAAARAPDVVVTDLRMPQSSGLDLLGALRRDYPACRVVLLTAAISDAQVVEAIKLGATGLVMKDAAPQQLIDCVRRVHRGEECLASETVSRALKSVLERETVRGALSRTLTAREIEIIRMVAQGLKNRAVGERLAITEATVKVHLHNIYEKVGVTGRVELLLFAQQKGLV
- a CDS encoding DUF4118 domain-containing protein — its product is MINNAWTRFLRIASFAERLRDPRRDAMRVDSGRPSHSNVRRPGLLARAYVGSVAGVGAAVVATLVLRGWMGASLSLFFFPAVVLSAIYGGFGPALLATMLSTLCLAFLFIPPRFSLNIGSDDALRLLVFAIVSYATAWVSSARRRAEEAERLALADLQGALDVMRRVSAWPLVADADTSTSMRQILSHGATALGATTAVAVWMAEEEPWVYVTSARPGDDPTSRQPPAHFVQLLNGDRTATAIYEISRAPHVVPEPIRALLPGGLAAEVPFHTEHVAGRVFFGGLGTDADPQALITPAEVIAREIGNSLAHLYVAERSRALAVREDRLRLSRDLHDGVLQALTGIRLELQDIAEDCAAHPGVKDRLLAAERAMALEQRELRRFIDGLKPDTPGAPTGTLRASLEAAAARLTGEWKTPITVRVTPGELALPSALDHEVRLMTHEAIINALKHGHPSRVDVAMLAEDRDLRLTVTDDGRGFRFHGTLDHEALRRENVGPASLRERVSGLGGRLSITSAPTGSRVEIILRR